A region from the Neomonachus schauinslandi chromosome 2, ASM220157v2, whole genome shotgun sequence genome encodes:
- the PGM2 gene encoding phosphoglucomutase-2 isoform X1, with protein MAAAATAAPGAPGMDTRLDQETARWLRWDRNPLTLESAKQLMADGNKEELQKCFGARMEFGTAGLRAAMGTGISHMNDLTIIQTTQGFCRYLEKQFSDLKQRGVVISFDARAHPPSGGNSKRFARLAATTFITQGIPVYLFSGITPTPFVPYTVLHLKLCAGIMITASHNPKQDNGYKVYWDNGAQITSPHDKGISQAIEENLEPWPQAWDDSLINGSPLLHDPSASINKSYFEDLKKYCFHRSVNRETKVTFVHTSVHGVGHEFVQSAFKAFGFAPPEAVPEQKDPDPEFPTVKYPNPEEGKGVLTLSFALADKTKAKIILANDPDADRLAVAEKQDSGEWRVFSGNELGALLGWWLFTSWKEKNQDHSALKDLYMLSSTVSSKILRAIALKEGFHFEETLTGFKWMGNRAKQLIDQGKNVLFAFEEAIGYMCCPFVLDKDGVSAAVISAELASFLATKNLSLSQQLKAIYVEYGYHITKASYFICHDQGTIKKLFENLRNYDGKNNYPKTCGRFEIAGIRDLTTGYDDSQPDKKAVLPTSKSSQMITFTFANGGVATMRTSGTEPKIKYYSELCAPPWNSDPEQLKKELNELVSAIEEHFFQPQKYNLQPKAE; from the exons ATGGCAGCGGCGGCGACCGCGGCTCCGGGAGCCCCAGGCATGGACACCCGGCTGGACCAGGAGACGGCGCGGTGGCTGCGATGGGACAGG AATCCTTTAACTTTGGAGTCAGCGAAACAACTAATGGCAGACGGTAATAAAGAAGAACTACAGAAATGTTTTGGGGCTCGAATGGAGTTTGGGACAGCCGGCCTTCGAGCTGCTATGGGAACGGGAATTTCTCATATGAATGACTTGACCATCATCCAGACTACACAG GGATTTTGCAGATACCTGGAAAAGCAATTCAGTGACCTGAAGCAAAGAGGTGTTGTGATCAGCTTTGACGCTCGAGCTCACCCACCAAGTGGAGGCAACAGCAAAAG ATTTGCCCGACTAGCTGCAACCACATTTATCACTCAAGGGATTCCTGTGTACCTCTTTTCTGGTATAACCCCAACCCCCTTTGTG CCCTACACGGTATTGCATTTGAAACTTTGTGCTGGAATCATGATAACTGCCTCCCACAATCCAAAGCAGGATAATGGGTACAAG GTCTATTGGGACAACGGAGCTCAGATCACTTCTCCTCATGATAAAGGGATTTCTCAAGCTATTGAAGAAAATCTGGAGCCATGGCCTCAAGCTTGGGACGATTCGTTAATTAATGGCAGTCCACTGCTTCATGACCCAAGTGCTTCCATTAACAAGAGCTACTTTGAAGaccttaaaaaatactgttttcacaG GAGTGTGAACAGAGAGACGAAGGTGACGTTTGTGCACACCTCTGTCCATGGCGTGGGTCATGAGTTTGTGCAGTCGGCTTTCAAGGCTTTTGGCTTTGCTCCTCCTGAGGCTGTTCCCGAACAGAAAGATCCCGATCCTGAGTTCCCAACAGTGAAATACCCGAATCCTGAGGAGGGTAAAGGTGTCTTG ACTTTATCTTTTGCCTTGGCTGACAAAACCAAGGCCAAAATCATTTTAGCAAATGATCCGGATGCTGATAGACTTGCTGTGGCAGAAAAGCAAGACAG tggtgAATGGAGAGTGTTTTCAGGCAACGAGTTGGGGGCCCTCTTGGGCTGGTGGCTTTTTACTTcttggaaagaaaagaaccaaGATCACAGTGCCCTCAAAGACTTATACATGTTGTCGAGCACCGTATCCTCCAAAATCTTGCGAGCCATTGCCTTAAAGGAGGGCTTTCACTTTGAG GAAACACTAACTGGCTTTAAGTGGATGGGAAACCGAGCCAAACAGCTAATAGACCAGGGGAAGAATGTCTTATTTGCATTCGAAGAAGCTATCG GGTACATGTGCTGCCCTTTTGTCCTGGACAAGGACGGAGTCAGCGCCGCGGTCATCAGCGCAGAGCTGGCTAGCTTTCTAGCCACCAAGAATCTGTCTTTGTCTCAGCAGCTAAAGGCCATCTATGTTGA ATATGGTTACCATATTACCAAAGCTTCATATTTTATCTGCCATGATCAAGGCACcattaagaaattatttgaaaacctTAGAAACTACGATGGGAAGAATAATTATCCAAAAACTTGTGGCAGATTTGAAATTGCTGGCATTAGGGATCTTACAACTGGCTATGACGATAGCCAACCTGATAAAAAAGCT GTTCTCCCAACTAGCAAAAGCAGCCAAATGATCACCTTTACTTTTGCTAACGGGGGCGTGGCCACCATGCGGACCAGTGGGACCGAGCCCAAAATCAAGTACTATTCAGAACTGTGTGCCCCCCCCTGGAA CAGTGATCCCGAGCAGCTGAAGAAGGAACTAAATGAACTAGTCAGTGCTATTGAAGAACATTTTTTCCAGCCACAAAAGTACAACCTGCAACCAAAGGCAGAGTAA
- the PGM2 gene encoding phosphoglucomutase-2 isoform X2: MAAAATAAPGAPGMDTRLDQETARWLRWDRNPLTLESAKQLMADGNKEELQKCFGARMEFGTAGLRAAMGTGISHMNDLTIIQTTQGFCRYLEKQFSDLKQRGVVISFDARAHPPSGGNSKRFARLAATTFITQGIPVYLFSGITPTPFVPYTVLHLKLCAGIMITASHNPKQDNGYKVYWDNGAQITSPHDKGISQAIEENLEPWPQAWDDSLINGSPLLHDPSASINKSYFEDLKKYCFHRSVNRETKVTFVHTSVHGVGHEFVQSAFKAFGFAPPEAVPEQKDPDPEFPTVKYPNPEEGKGVLTLSFALADKTKAKIILANDPDADRLAVAEKQDSGEWRVFSGNELGALLGWWLFTSWKEKNQDHSALKDLYMLSSTVSSKILRAIALKEGFHFEETLTGFKWMGNRAKQLIDQGKNVLFAFEEAIGYMCCPFVLDKDGVSAAVISAELASFLATKNLSLSQQLKAIYVEYGYHITKASYFICHDQGTIKKLFENLRNYDGKNNYPKTCGRFEIAGIRDLTTGYDDSQPDKKAVLPTSKSSQMITFTFANGGVATMRTSGTEPKIKYYSELCAPPWK, translated from the exons ATGGCAGCGGCGGCGACCGCGGCTCCGGGAGCCCCAGGCATGGACACCCGGCTGGACCAGGAGACGGCGCGGTGGCTGCGATGGGACAGG AATCCTTTAACTTTGGAGTCAGCGAAACAACTAATGGCAGACGGTAATAAAGAAGAACTACAGAAATGTTTTGGGGCTCGAATGGAGTTTGGGACAGCCGGCCTTCGAGCTGCTATGGGAACGGGAATTTCTCATATGAATGACTTGACCATCATCCAGACTACACAG GGATTTTGCAGATACCTGGAAAAGCAATTCAGTGACCTGAAGCAAAGAGGTGTTGTGATCAGCTTTGACGCTCGAGCTCACCCACCAAGTGGAGGCAACAGCAAAAG ATTTGCCCGACTAGCTGCAACCACATTTATCACTCAAGGGATTCCTGTGTACCTCTTTTCTGGTATAACCCCAACCCCCTTTGTG CCCTACACGGTATTGCATTTGAAACTTTGTGCTGGAATCATGATAACTGCCTCCCACAATCCAAAGCAGGATAATGGGTACAAG GTCTATTGGGACAACGGAGCTCAGATCACTTCTCCTCATGATAAAGGGATTTCTCAAGCTATTGAAGAAAATCTGGAGCCATGGCCTCAAGCTTGGGACGATTCGTTAATTAATGGCAGTCCACTGCTTCATGACCCAAGTGCTTCCATTAACAAGAGCTACTTTGAAGaccttaaaaaatactgttttcacaG GAGTGTGAACAGAGAGACGAAGGTGACGTTTGTGCACACCTCTGTCCATGGCGTGGGTCATGAGTTTGTGCAGTCGGCTTTCAAGGCTTTTGGCTTTGCTCCTCCTGAGGCTGTTCCCGAACAGAAAGATCCCGATCCTGAGTTCCCAACAGTGAAATACCCGAATCCTGAGGAGGGTAAAGGTGTCTTG ACTTTATCTTTTGCCTTGGCTGACAAAACCAAGGCCAAAATCATTTTAGCAAATGATCCGGATGCTGATAGACTTGCTGTGGCAGAAAAGCAAGACAG tggtgAATGGAGAGTGTTTTCAGGCAACGAGTTGGGGGCCCTCTTGGGCTGGTGGCTTTTTACTTcttggaaagaaaagaaccaaGATCACAGTGCCCTCAAAGACTTATACATGTTGTCGAGCACCGTATCCTCCAAAATCTTGCGAGCCATTGCCTTAAAGGAGGGCTTTCACTTTGAG GAAACACTAACTGGCTTTAAGTGGATGGGAAACCGAGCCAAACAGCTAATAGACCAGGGGAAGAATGTCTTATTTGCATTCGAAGAAGCTATCG GGTACATGTGCTGCCCTTTTGTCCTGGACAAGGACGGAGTCAGCGCCGCGGTCATCAGCGCAGAGCTGGCTAGCTTTCTAGCCACCAAGAATCTGTCTTTGTCTCAGCAGCTAAAGGCCATCTATGTTGA ATATGGTTACCATATTACCAAAGCTTCATATTTTATCTGCCATGATCAAGGCACcattaagaaattatttgaaaacctTAGAAACTACGATGGGAAGAATAATTATCCAAAAACTTGTGGCAGATTTGAAATTGCTGGCATTAGGGATCTTACAACTGGCTATGACGATAGCCAACCTGATAAAAAAGCT GTTCTCCCAACTAGCAAAAGCAGCCAAATGATCACCTTTACTTTTGCTAACGGGGGCGTGGCCACCATGCGGACCAGTGGGACCGAGCCCAAAATCAAGTACTATTCAGAACTGTGTGCCCCCCCCTGGAAATAG